One Halioglobus japonicus DNA segment encodes these proteins:
- the nudC gene encoding NAD(+) diphosphatase yields MFRPENAPPQGDLPELHVVFQSGKLVTDMRSTELCLLEGQLTRILGWQVRRRQFIGLWGEKPVFAVEIDERDELDPLQFASGSLYQLLGRVDEQLFAAAGRAAQLLDWERDHQFCGRCGGAMHTDLAERAMRCPPCGTTLYPRIAPCIITLVTRGDELLLARNANFPGPMYSTLAGFIEAGESAEETLRREVREEVGVEVDQLQYFQSQAWPFPNQLMLGFYAEYASGEITPDRTEIADAQWFHYTDLPAIPPASSVAGQLIRHYVASRHP; encoded by the coding sequence ATGTTTCGACCCGAAAACGCGCCTCCTCAAGGCGACCTGCCCGAGCTGCACGTGGTATTCCAAAGCGGCAAGCTGGTCACAGACATGCGCTCGACAGAGCTCTGCCTTCTCGAGGGGCAGCTGACTCGTATCTTGGGCTGGCAAGTTCGCCGCCGGCAGTTTATCGGTCTGTGGGGCGAGAAACCGGTGTTTGCTGTTGAAATCGACGAGCGCGACGAACTCGATCCGTTGCAATTCGCCTCCGGGTCACTCTACCAACTGCTGGGCAGGGTGGATGAGCAACTGTTCGCTGCGGCAGGCCGGGCAGCACAGCTGCTGGACTGGGAGCGCGACCACCAGTTTTGCGGACGGTGCGGAGGCGCTATGCACACCGACCTGGCCGAGCGCGCGATGCGTTGCCCTCCCTGTGGCACGACCCTCTATCCACGGATTGCGCCCTGCATTATTACCCTGGTCACTCGAGGTGACGAACTGCTACTGGCGCGGAATGCCAATTTCCCCGGGCCGATGTACAGCACGCTCGCGGGTTTCATTGAAGCAGGGGAGAGCGCAGAAGAAACGCTGCGCCGCGAAGTGCGTGAAGAGGTGGGCGTTGAGGTTGACCAGTTACAGTATTTTCAGTCTCAGGCCTGGCCTTTCCCCAACCAGTTAATGCTCGGCTTTTATGCGGAGTACGCCAGCGGTGAGATTACCCCTGACCGCACTGAAATCGCCGATGCGCAGTGGTTTCACTACACCGACCTGCCTGCTATTCCACCTGCCAGCTCAGTCGCTGGGCAGCTTATTCGGCACTACGTTGCCTCTCGTCACCCTTAA
- the sohB gene encoding protease SohB: MEFLFEFGLFLAQAVTLVAAILILVAGMVSIGQRQRSELQEGHIEIRNLNEKYKLIGSAIRETVESEDAFKDQRKEEKKAEKKKAKQEKKNRKKEESPEQDRKRLYVLDFDGDIKASATDNLREEISAILTEIRTGDEVLVKVESPGGLVHGYGLAASQLQRFREADVPLTIAVDKVAASGGYMMACVANHIVAAPFAVIGSIGVLAQLPNFHRLLKKHDIDFELFTAGEYKRTLTMFGENTDKGREKFTQELEDTHGLFKQFVSDNRPQLNIDAVATGEVWYGQQAVDKGLVDAIMTSDSFLQQHLADWDVYEVRFVHKKNWQEKLGLAAEVAMERSFLKVLQRSQRPPV; this comes from the coding sequence TTGGAGTTTCTGTTCGAATTTGGTTTGTTTCTCGCACAAGCGGTCACGCTCGTTGCCGCCATTCTTATTCTGGTCGCAGGAATGGTCAGTATTGGCCAGCGCCAGCGTTCTGAGCTACAGGAAGGGCATATTGAAATTCGTAACCTGAACGAAAAATACAAGCTCATTGGCTCAGCCATTCGAGAGACCGTCGAGTCTGAAGATGCGTTTAAGGACCAACGTAAGGAAGAGAAAAAGGCTGAAAAGAAAAAAGCCAAGCAGGAAAAAAAGAACCGCAAGAAGGAAGAGAGCCCCGAGCAGGACCGCAAGCGTCTGTATGTGTTGGATTTTGACGGTGATATCAAGGCCAGTGCCACCGACAATTTGCGCGAGGAAATTTCTGCCATTCTCACCGAGATCCGTACAGGTGATGAGGTGCTGGTCAAAGTTGAAAGCCCGGGAGGACTTGTTCATGGTTATGGTCTGGCGGCCAGCCAGTTACAGCGCTTCCGTGAAGCAGACGTACCGCTAACGATTGCGGTCGACAAGGTGGCGGCCAGTGGCGGTTACATGATGGCCTGTGTCGCCAACCACATTGTGGCTGCACCATTTGCCGTGATCGGCTCTATTGGTGTGCTGGCACAATTGCCGAACTTTCACCGCCTCCTGAAGAAGCACGACATTGATTTTGAGCTTTTTACCGCCGGTGAATACAAACGCACACTGACTATGTTTGGCGAGAACACGGACAAGGGGCGCGAGAAGTTTACTCAGGAACTGGAAGACACACACGGCTTGTTCAAACAGTTTGTTTCTGACAATCGACCGCAATTGAATATTGACGCCGTTGCCACCGGCGAAGTCTGGTATGGGCAGCAGGCGGTAGATAAAGGCCTGGTAGACGCCATCATGACCTCCGATAGTTTCCTGCAGCAACACCTGGCTGACTGGGATGTCTATGAAGTGCGTTTCGTACACAAAAAAAACTGGCAGGAAAAACTCGGGCTGGCTGCAGAAGTGGCCATGGAACGCAGTTTTCTCAAGGTTTTGCAGCGCAGCCAACGCCCCCCGGTATAG
- a CDS encoding SulP family inorganic anion transporter — protein sequence MTRLTKWSDQFPPRAWLVGYTRADGTADLLAGLIVAIMLIPQSLAYALLAGLPPEMGLYASILPLMVYSLLGTSRTLSVGPVAVISLMTASALSHVTASGEVDYASAAISLAALSGLMLIAMGLLRFGFLANFLSHPVVSGFITASAIIIAVSQVRHLLGIDAQGSNLPALFSGILTNFNTLNGYALATGTGALAFLWWARGHLQPLLLRIGLPLSLAAILARAAPVAAIFATVACSYWLDFEVQGVSLVGAIPAGLPAFSAPPFSLELWRELAVSALLISLIGFVESVSVGRTLAAKRRQRINANQELIALGGANVASSISGGFPVTGGFSRSIVNYDAGARTQLASVIAAAGIALSCLFLTPLLFFLPKATLAAIIIVAVLALIDFSIIPKAWRYSRSDFLAAVVTISVTLLTGVEVGVICGIAASVLLHLHKTSQPHVAVVGAVAGTEHYRNVERHQVITYPNLVSIRIDESLYFANSGYLEEYIYGLVAQRPELQHVVLQCTAVNEIDMSALEMLESVDHRLMELGMTLNLSEVKGPVMDALQAIAFLDQLSGKVYLSHHQAVRALRLDEPEPYIM from the coding sequence GTGACGCGGTTGACTAAATGGTCGGACCAATTTCCCCCTCGCGCGTGGCTGGTCGGCTACACTCGTGCAGATGGCACCGCCGACCTGCTGGCGGGCCTTATCGTTGCTATCATGCTCATTCCCCAGTCACTGGCTTATGCGCTATTGGCAGGTCTTCCACCGGAAATGGGCCTGTATGCCTCTATACTCCCGCTAATGGTCTACTCCCTGCTCGGCACCAGTAGAACGCTATCGGTCGGCCCCGTAGCGGTGATCTCGTTAATGACCGCATCGGCACTGTCCCACGTAACTGCCAGCGGGGAAGTGGACTATGCCAGCGCGGCCATTTCGCTGGCGGCACTGTCGGGCCTGATGCTCATCGCCATGGGATTGTTGCGGTTTGGTTTTCTGGCGAATTTTTTATCGCACCCGGTGGTATCAGGTTTTATTACGGCGTCTGCCATCATCATCGCGGTCAGCCAGGTGCGCCACCTGCTTGGCATAGACGCCCAGGGCAGCAATCTTCCAGCGCTGTTTTCTGGAATATTGACAAACTTCAACACCCTGAATGGCTATGCGCTCGCCACAGGTACAGGCGCGCTGGCGTTTCTGTGGTGGGCACGGGGCCATCTTCAACCCCTCCTCCTACGGATTGGACTGCCCCTATCACTGGCCGCCATTCTGGCGCGCGCTGCACCTGTTGCAGCGATCTTCGCTACTGTGGCTTGCAGCTACTGGCTAGACTTTGAAGTGCAAGGCGTGAGCCTTGTGGGCGCTATTCCCGCAGGCCTGCCGGCGTTTTCTGCGCCACCTTTCAGCCTCGAACTATGGCGTGAACTAGCTGTATCCGCGTTATTAATATCACTTATTGGCTTTGTCGAGTCAGTCTCGGTCGGCCGCACGCTTGCTGCCAAACGACGCCAGCGTATAAATGCCAATCAGGAGTTGATTGCACTGGGAGGCGCCAATGTCGCGTCGAGCATAAGCGGTGGTTTTCCGGTCACCGGGGGGTTCTCACGCTCCATCGTCAATTACGATGCCGGCGCCCGCACCCAACTGGCGAGTGTTATTGCAGCTGCAGGTATTGCCCTGAGTTGCCTATTCCTAACACCGCTACTGTTTTTCCTACCCAAAGCTACCCTGGCTGCGATCATTATCGTCGCCGTGCTTGCGCTTATTGATTTCTCGATTATTCCCAAAGCATGGCGTTATTCACGCTCAGATTTTCTCGCGGCTGTTGTCACAATTTCGGTAACCCTGTTGACAGGGGTTGAAGTGGGCGTGATTTGCGGCATTGCCGCCTCAGTGCTGCTCCACCTGCACAAGACTTCTCAGCCCCACGTGGCGGTTGTGGGCGCTGTTGCGGGTACGGAACACTACCGCAATGTTGAACGGCACCAGGTCATTACCTACCCCAATCTGGTCTCTATTCGCATCGATGAAAGCCTGTATTTTGCAAACTCAGGATACCTCGAAGAATATATATACGGCCTGGTAGCGCAACGCCCGGAACTGCAGCATGTGGTTTTGCAGTGCACAGCGGTCAATGAGATTGATATGAGTGCCCTGGAGATGCTCGAGTCGGTTGATCACCGCCTGATGGAACTCGGTATGACGCTTAACCTCAGCGAGGTTAAAGGGCCTGTGATGGATGCGTTACAGGCAATTGCTTTCCTCGATCAGCTGTCAGGCAAGGTCTATTTGAGCCATCATCAGGCAGTTCGTGCGCTGCGCCTGGATGAGCCAGAACCCTATATCATGTAA
- a CDS encoding serine/threonine-protein kinase yields the protein MPTEAGSVLAGKYEIIRALGRGGMGEVYLAQDLRLQRSVAVKYLRADLPEGNWGEHLKREALLLAQLNHPNVVQIYDLIEDEGRLSLVMEYVEGRNLFLHLREHRVDLGERLRWLAEISAGLAASHEAGVTHCDLKAENVLISPAGTAKVNDFGIASEKSDSAEDVLALGRLAESMLVEHRHNLSPDMEELLAALINGKASQRPTAAQAAERFRFAWYEYYQQETPLPAQLAPAQEGTRNRRWFAVSAILLIALTTTLVYMREPSKVPYIAIASTDIVRSNRHVEDHMYVAQAVHQALQEAVEAAAGIALVSYEGSDLGSGLDEAEIIEQLNADALVTSRLDCSSNPCLLQIARFNGNRAESVAYRQIELADTSTISARNQALDEWPYLFPEETQPQPLGAIDETTYRKYLDLRRSLKTQHYPTSAAESQLHALFELAPGFTPLYRTYSDVTLQLYRETASSPLLERLEQRLAAADSALDDPEQLDYQRFLLAISREELGRADQYKIALIERGTDPGRASYMQGEILNGSGRYDEAMPYFAAASIVQPSPHFLTRQSSNAYKAGELYDAHNALIVLQERYPGSTVALDALADYQISTGQLDLAVDTMERSLGLSAAPRKWALLGIAQLLNGDYKAAQHALTEAVALDPGMPLRVLQLGEAEELLGNTDKAQALYEQVASDMQAGNPLLAPQAGAVAFAHLGQVDRAVTLARSTLRQPYSAGDARAAALVYTLSDMQLDALGKVEEAIDKGSAGHYFNLPWFDALCEQPRFEELMQLVDNDARCETTATGAKG from the coding sequence GTGCCCACCGAAGCCGGATCTGTTCTCGCCGGAAAGTATGAAATCATCCGCGCATTGGGCCGCGGAGGTATGGGCGAGGTCTATCTTGCCCAGGATTTGCGCCTGCAGCGCAGTGTCGCGGTTAAATACCTCCGGGCAGACCTGCCCGAAGGCAACTGGGGTGAGCACCTGAAGCGCGAAGCGCTGCTGCTTGCCCAACTCAACCATCCCAATGTCGTGCAGATCTACGATCTCATCGAAGACGAGGGCCGCCTGTCGCTGGTCATGGAATATGTGGAAGGCCGCAACCTGTTCCTGCACCTGCGCGAGCACCGGGTCGACCTTGGCGAGCGGCTGCGCTGGCTGGCAGAGATATCGGCAGGTCTCGCCGCTTCACATGAGGCAGGCGTGACCCACTGCGACCTCAAAGCAGAGAACGTGCTGATCAGCCCTGCTGGCACCGCCAAAGTCAACGATTTCGGCATCGCCAGCGAAAAGAGCGATTCAGCCGAAGATGTCCTCGCCCTGGGCCGACTGGCAGAGTCCATGCTCGTCGAGCACAGGCACAACCTCAGCCCGGACATGGAGGAATTACTGGCCGCGCTGATTAACGGCAAGGCTTCCCAGAGACCCACCGCAGCCCAGGCAGCGGAACGGTTCCGGTTTGCCTGGTACGAGTACTACCAGCAGGAAACACCACTGCCTGCGCAGCTCGCGCCCGCGCAGGAAGGTACTCGCAATCGGCGGTGGTTCGCGGTGTCGGCGATCTTGCTGATCGCACTTACGACTACGCTGGTGTACATGCGAGAGCCTTCGAAAGTACCGTATATCGCGATCGCTTCGACGGATATTGTTCGCTCCAACCGGCACGTTGAGGATCATATGTACGTCGCGCAGGCAGTGCACCAGGCACTGCAGGAAGCTGTTGAGGCGGCGGCTGGTATTGCACTGGTCAGCTACGAAGGTTCCGATCTCGGATCAGGCCTCGACGAAGCTGAGATCATCGAGCAGCTCAATGCCGATGCATTGGTAACCAGTCGACTGGATTGCAGCAGCAACCCCTGCCTACTGCAGATCGCCCGCTTCAATGGCAACCGCGCCGAAAGCGTGGCCTATCGTCAGATCGAGCTCGCGGACACCTCCACAATATCTGCTCGCAACCAGGCCCTCGACGAGTGGCCTTACCTTTTCCCGGAGGAAACGCAGCCCCAACCACTTGGGGCGATCGACGAGACCACTTATCGCAAGTACCTGGATCTTCGCCGTAGTTTGAAGACCCAACACTACCCAACCTCTGCGGCCGAATCACAGCTGCATGCGCTGTTTGAGCTGGCGCCCGGTTTTACACCGCTTTATCGCACCTACTCCGATGTGACATTACAGCTCTATCGAGAGACCGCCTCATCACCTCTGCTGGAGCGTCTCGAGCAGCGCCTGGCCGCAGCCGACTCCGCGCTAGACGATCCGGAACAGCTCGATTATCAACGCTTTTTGCTGGCCATTAGCCGCGAGGAGCTCGGGCGAGCGGATCAATACAAGATTGCGTTGATCGAACGCGGGACCGATCCGGGTCGTGCCAGCTATATGCAGGGCGAAATTCTCAACGGCAGTGGTCGTTACGATGAGGCGATGCCCTACTTTGCTGCAGCGTCTATCGTTCAGCCGTCGCCGCACTTTCTCACACGTCAGTCGAGCAACGCCTATAAAGCTGGAGAGCTTTATGACGCGCATAACGCGCTGATTGTATTGCAGGAGCGCTACCCGGGTAGCACCGTTGCTCTGGATGCACTGGCCGACTACCAAATCTCTACCGGGCAGCTCGACCTCGCGGTCGACACTATGGAGAGAAGCCTGGGGCTCTCTGCCGCGCCGCGAAAGTGGGCCTTGTTGGGAATCGCACAATTGCTCAACGGGGACTACAAAGCTGCTCAACACGCATTGACCGAGGCTGTCGCCCTCGACCCAGGCATGCCATTACGCGTGCTGCAACTGGGAGAAGCGGAAGAACTGTTGGGCAACACCGACAAAGCTCAAGCACTTTATGAGCAGGTGGCCAGCGATATGCAGGCTGGAAATCCCCTCTTGGCACCCCAGGCGGGCGCCGTCGCCTTCGCCCATCTCGGGCAGGTTGATCGTGCGGTTACGCTTGCACGCTCAACACTGCGCCAGCCCTATTCTGCCGGCGACGCCCGCGCAGCGGCCCTGGTCTACACGCTCTCCGATATGCAGCTCGATGCATTAGGCAAGGTTGAAGAAGCCATCGACAAGGGGTCGGCGGGGCACTACTTCAACCTGCCCTGGTTCGATGCCCTTTGCGAGCAGCCAAGATTCGAAGAGTTAATGCAATTGGTCGACAACGACGCCCGTTGTGAAACAACCGCAACAGGCGCGAAAGGGTGA
- a CDS encoding FHA domain-containing protein, translating to MAQLRDTDNKRSFFLRTHHTIGRCAERSDTVMSSPITSRIHLSMEWDGERWNVRDLSKNGTWLGATRLHPNQSVPVRIGDTIHIGAPDMPPLEFIDDTEPNSGLLGMTEDTQDLPLEPFVFLPSPDDPQAVLIYSYHRHCWLLQPMEQDNIQGNERVIHHGDTLRYDGREWQVFLAETENATEISVSPEQKLEDIEFVFDLSQDEENTGLQLNCGSDKVNLGERSHHYLLMHLARIRAADAGNGYDQKTQGWIDNEQLKKDLGMDMPHINIMIFRARKQISENLEHSLDSDQLIERGKGRMRFGSPRFKIFKGESLAYSLPSAEASAG from the coding sequence ATGGCGCAATTGCGCGATACAGACAACAAACGAAGCTTCTTCCTTCGTACACATCACACCATCGGTCGCTGTGCAGAACGATCCGATACGGTGATGAGTAGCCCTATTACATCGCGAATCCACTTGTCCATGGAGTGGGACGGCGAACGCTGGAACGTGCGCGACTTGTCCAAAAATGGCACCTGGCTGGGTGCGACCCGGCTTCACCCCAATCAAAGTGTGCCCGTGCGCATCGGCGACACCATCCATATCGGTGCACCGGACATGCCGCCGCTGGAATTTATCGATGACACAGAGCCGAACTCCGGCCTACTGGGAATGACCGAGGACACCCAGGATCTGCCGCTCGAGCCCTTTGTATTCCTGCCTTCGCCGGACGATCCGCAGGCGGTACTCATTTACTCTTATCACCGTCACTGCTGGCTGTTGCAGCCGATGGAACAGGACAATATCCAGGGCAATGAGCGGGTCATTCATCACGGGGACACACTCCGCTACGATGGCCGCGAATGGCAGGTATTTCTGGCTGAAACCGAAAATGCCACCGAAATTTCGGTGTCACCCGAGCAGAAGCTCGAAGATATCGAGTTTGTATTCGACCTGAGCCAGGACGAGGAAAACACCGGCTTGCAGCTCAACTGCGGCAGCGACAAGGTCAATCTTGGCGAGCGCAGCCACCACTATCTGCTCATGCACCTGGCCAGAATTCGCGCTGCCGATGCAGGCAACGGCTATGACCAGAAAACCCAAGGTTGGATTGACAACGAACAGCTTAAGAAAGACCTGGGTATGGATATGCCCCACATTAACATTATGATTTTTCGTGCGCGCAAACAGATCTCGGAGAATCTGGAACACAGTCTCGATTCCGATCAACTTATCGAACGCGGCAAAGGACGCATGCGATTCGGCAGTCCGCGCTTCAAGATCTTCAAAGGCGAAAGCCTGGCCTACTCCCTGCCCAGCGCAGAAGCATCCGCTGGTTAA
- a CDS encoding glucose 1-dehydrogenase, translating into MTQNVDAILSLEGKVALVTGASSGLGAHFGRVLAAAGAQVVLAARRQEKLEALVDDIAAGGGRAIAVSMDVTDPDSVSGALQHIEASVGTIDILVNNAGVAASRYSLKVSEEDFDHVMNANLKGAWRVAQGVARSAVAAGRPCSIVNIASILGLRVGFGESIYAMSKAAVVQMTKALALELAGKQIRVNALAPGYFATELNSDYLYSEAGQAYLKDTPAGRMGDLDELTGPLLLLASDASTFINGAILPVDGGHLVKAL; encoded by the coding sequence ATGACCCAGAACGTGGACGCGATATTGTCCCTAGAGGGCAAAGTTGCCCTGGTCACCGGTGCATCCAGCGGTCTCGGGGCTCATTTCGGCCGCGTACTCGCCGCGGCGGGTGCCCAGGTTGTGCTCGCTGCCCGGCGCCAGGAGAAGCTCGAAGCCCTGGTGGACGATATTGCCGCAGGTGGCGGTCGCGCCATCGCGGTCAGCATGGATGTCACCGATCCGGACAGTGTCAGCGGTGCGCTGCAACACATTGAGGCATCCGTCGGGACAATCGACATACTCGTCAACAATGCCGGCGTCGCCGCGTCGCGCTATAGCCTCAAGGTTTCCGAAGAGGATTTCGATCACGTGATGAACGCCAATCTGAAAGGTGCCTGGCGTGTGGCCCAGGGCGTTGCCCGCTCGGCGGTCGCTGCCGGGCGCCCCTGCAGTATCGTGAATATTGCCTCCATCCTTGGGCTGCGGGTCGGTTTTGGGGAGAGTATCTACGCCATGTCCAAAGCTGCCGTGGTGCAAATGACCAAGGCCCTTGCACTGGAACTCGCCGGCAAGCAGATTCGGGTGAACGCCCTCGCCCCCGGCTACTTTGCCACCGAACTGAACAGTGATTACCTGTACTCAGAGGCAGGCCAGGCATATCTCAAGGACACCCCTGCCGGCCGCATGGGCGATCTCGACGAACTGACGGGGCCGCTGCTACTACTGGCCAGTGATGCCAGCACATTCATCAATGGCGCCATACTCCCCGTCGATGGGGGGCACCTGGTCAAAGCCCTGTAA
- a CDS encoding enoyl-CoA hydratase/isomerase family protein: protein MFNRVEEIADGQLIVSQGEGVALLELNRPDSFNALSVSLLDALVAALSTLSEDPTVSAIVLTGRGKAFSVGVDLKELASGNGLMESGELGPVAV, encoded by the coding sequence ATGTTTAACCGTGTCGAGGAAATTGCCGACGGACAACTGATCGTGAGCCAGGGGGAGGGCGTCGCGCTCCTGGAACTCAATCGCCCGGACAGCTTCAACGCGCTCAGTGTCAGCCTGCTCGATGCGTTGGTTGCTGCCTTGAGTACCCTGAGCGAAGACCCAACCGTGTCCGCCATTGTGCTGACTGGCAGGGGCAAGGCCTTTAGCGTCGGCGTCGATCTGAAAGAACTGGCCAGCGGCAACGGCTTGATGGAAAGCGGCGAACTCGGCCCGGTGGCAGTGTGA
- a CDS encoding enoyl-CoA hydratase-related protein: MRAFNGCQKPIIGAVNGFAVTGGFEIALACDFLYAAESARFADTHARVGLIPGWGLSQKLPRLVGINRAREISFTGNYFGAADAEAWGLVNRVCSDNDLLAEALDTAHQIATALPEALFAIKAMMNEGWEDTLGHALVMEGERSNAYNSSIDVSGMAERLSTLKARPGSNAPRAAAGIAGRGHDFSKTVLRTQPVEPGQIEEMTGHAPRDRTVDFYEGRQGLTGERIHQRV, encoded by the coding sequence ATGCGCGCCTTCAATGGCTGCCAGAAACCGATTATTGGAGCGGTGAATGGCTTTGCCGTTACAGGAGGTTTCGAAATAGCGCTCGCCTGTGACTTCCTTTACGCGGCGGAATCCGCCCGATTCGCTGACACCCACGCCCGGGTAGGGCTCATTCCAGGGTGGGGGCTGTCGCAGAAATTACCCCGTCTGGTGGGTATAAACCGCGCCAGGGAGATTAGCTTTACCGGCAATTACTTCGGCGCAGCGGATGCTGAGGCCTGGGGGCTGGTCAACCGCGTCTGTTCAGACAATGACCTGCTTGCCGAGGCCCTGGATACCGCCCATCAGATTGCCACGGCACTGCCTGAGGCACTGTTTGCGATTAAAGCTATGATGAACGAAGGCTGGGAGGATACGCTGGGGCATGCGCTGGTGATGGAGGGCGAGCGGTCCAATGCGTACAACAGCAGTATCGATGTTTCGGGAATGGCGGAGCGCCTGTCGACCCTCAAGGCGCGGCCCGGAAGTAACGCCCCCCGTGCAGCGGCCGGTATTGCCGGCCGCGGTCATGATTTCAGTAAAACGGTTCTCCGCACACAACCTGTCGAACCAGGGCAGATCGAAGAAATGACCGGACATGCCCCCAGAGACCGCACTGTCGACTTCTACGAGGGCCGCCAGGGACTGACCGGCGAGCGTATACACCAGCGCGTTTGA
- a CDS encoding protein kinase domain-containing protein: protein MLSDRIGLVAQRYRIESTLGRGGMGEVYLADDTSLDRKVAIKYLRGDLPDGNWRDQMRDEARLLAQLSHPNIVQIHDILDEGGVPAMVMEYIDGRNLFIYLREHRTDVSQRLHWLAQISSGIAALHEAGICHRDLKMENVLIGPGKIAKVSDFGIASETADPQADVSALGNLAEAVLGDKKHELSPSIRELLQRMLEEQPDLGAAEAAHEFQLAYYASTQQETPLPDALTRQSHSSRYLFGSILVIAIAGFAYWYVLASANVTNVAVVPTTVTAAGADDREARWLRTALNQSVKQSVIDSTGLALVQFRQEELAVNTPVELLATLGADSLLVSSLDCGQHTCELSMARLEAPDASVSRQFNATVPLDSALDAVEQTMAQWPLLFPETGVEVASIASQISEEDYRAYLDIYRIHEQGGSNSVDLFANLQTVIERAPGYAPAYKLLADIGYQAFQTMAAPSTLTRWSNSWVKVAGGWRIRHCSIPPGLSSTPGAVISPKCNGFAIRSLPTTPIRRLRTICRDVS from the coding sequence ATGCTGAGTGACAGAATCGGACTGGTCGCTCAGCGCTACAGAATCGAGTCTACACTCGGCCGCGGCGGCATGGGTGAGGTCTATCTCGCCGACGACACCAGCCTCGATCGCAAGGTGGCCATCAAATATCTGCGCGGTGACTTACCTGATGGCAACTGGCGCGATCAGATGCGCGATGAGGCCCGCCTGCTGGCGCAATTGAGCCATCCCAACATCGTCCAGATTCACGACATCCTCGACGAAGGCGGTGTGCCCGCCATGGTCATGGAGTACATCGACGGTCGCAACCTCTTCATCTACCTGCGCGAGCATCGCACCGATGTCAGCCAGCGCCTGCATTGGCTGGCACAGATCTCCTCTGGCATTGCCGCCCTTCACGAAGCCGGCATCTGCCATCGCGACCTGAAAATGGAGAACGTGCTGATCGGTCCTGGCAAGATCGCCAAGGTCAGCGACTTTGGTATTGCCAGCGAGACCGCCGACCCACAGGCGGATGTGTCCGCCCTGGGCAATCTCGCCGAGGCGGTGCTCGGCGACAAGAAACACGAGCTAAGCCCCAGCATCCGCGAACTCCTGCAGCGTATGCTTGAGGAGCAGCCCGACCTGGGTGCCGCTGAGGCTGCGCATGAATTCCAACTCGCCTATTACGCCTCCACCCAGCAGGAGACACCGCTGCCGGATGCACTGACACGCCAGTCGCACAGCAGCCGCTACCTGTTCGGATCCATTTTAGTCATCGCTATAGCGGGATTCGCATACTGGTATGTCCTGGCCTCTGCGAACGTAACCAACGTCGCTGTTGTGCCCACTACTGTGACCGCCGCCGGTGCCGATGATCGCGAAGCACGCTGGTTGCGCACCGCCCTTAACCAATCCGTCAAACAAAGCGTCATCGATAGCACGGGGCTGGCCCTAGTGCAGTTTCGTCAGGAAGAACTGGCGGTAAATACGCCCGTCGAACTGTTGGCGACCCTGGGAGCAGACAGCCTGCTGGTATCGAGCCTGGATTGCGGTCAGCACACCTGTGAACTGTCTATGGCACGCCTGGAAGCGCCGGATGCCAGTGTGAGCCGTCAGTTTAACGCAACAGTACCATTGGACTCGGCACTGGACGCGGTCGAGCAAACCATGGCGCAATGGCCGCTGCTGTTCCCCGAAACGGGCGTTGAGGTGGCGAGTATCGCCAGCCAGATCAGTGAAGAGGACTATCGCGCTTATCTGGACATCTATCGTATCCACGAACAAGGTGGCAGTAACAGCGTAGACCTCTTCGCCAACCTGCAGACAGTAATTGAGCGCGCCCCGGGCTATGCCCCCGCCTACAAGTTATTGGCAGACATCGGCTACCAAGCATTCCAGACGATGGCCGCCCCCAGTACCTTGACGCGCTGGAGCAACAGCTGGGTGAAGGTAGCCGGCGGGTGGCGGATCCGGCACTGCTCGATACCGCCTGGTTTGAGCTCTACACCGGGCGCGGTGATATCGCCGAAATGCAACGGGTTCGCGATCAGATCATTGCCAACAACCCCGATCCGGCGATTGCGCACTATCTGCAGGGACGTATCTTAA